One genomic window of Comamonas serinivorans includes the following:
- the purU gene encoding formyltetrahydrofolate deformylase, which yields MTAANPSADSTVNSNAYILTLSCPDRTGIVHAVSGFLLEQGGNIEEAAQFNDPGTGLFFMRVRFASASADYEALRAKLTDFAKPLDMKLRLYSTSEPMRTVIFVSKEGHCLNDLLFRWKSGLLPIDIRAIVSNHRDFYQLAASYNIPFHHLPMTRDNKAEVEAKQFEIIKQESADLVVLARYMQILSDDLCRKLAGRAINIHHSFLPSFKGARPYYQAHERGVKLIGATAHYVTADLDEGPIIEQDVARVDHSRTVEDLTAIGRDTESQVLARAVKWHSEHRVLLNGHKTVVFR from the coding sequence ATGACTGCAGCCAACCCCTCTGCGGATTCGACCGTGAATTCCAACGCCTACATCCTGACCCTGTCTTGCCCCGACCGCACGGGCATCGTCCATGCCGTTTCGGGCTTTCTGCTGGAGCAGGGCGGCAACATCGAAGAAGCCGCGCAATTCAACGACCCGGGCACCGGCCTGTTCTTCATGCGCGTGCGTTTTGCCAGTGCCAGCGCGGACTACGAGGCCCTGCGCGCCAAGCTGACCGACTTCGCCAAGCCGCTGGACATGAAGCTGCGCCTGTATTCGACCAGCGAGCCCATGCGCACGGTGATCTTCGTCAGCAAGGAAGGCCACTGCCTCAACGACCTGCTGTTCCGCTGGAAGTCGGGCCTGCTGCCCATCGACATCCGCGCCATCGTCAGCAACCACCGCGACTTCTACCAGCTGGCCGCGAGCTACAACATCCCGTTCCACCACCTGCCCATGACCCGGGACAACAAGGCCGAGGTCGAGGCCAAGCAGTTCGAGATCATCAAGCAGGAAAGCGCCGACCTGGTGGTGCTGGCGCGCTACATGCAGATCCTGTCGGATGACCTGTGCCGCAAGCTGGCGGGGCGGGCCATCAACATCCACCACAGCTTCCTGCCCAGCTTCAAGGGCGCACGCCCCTACTACCAGGCGCACGAGCGCGGGGTGAAGCTCATCGGCGCCACGGCGCACTACGTGACGGCCGACCTCGACGAGGGGCCCATCATCGAGCAGGACGTGGCGCGCGTGGACCACTCGCGCACCGTGGAAGACCTGACCGCCATCGGCCGCGACACCGAGAGCCAGGTGCTGGCCCGCGCCGTGAAGTGGCACAGCGAGCACCGCGTGCTGCTCAATGGCCACAAGACCGTGGTGTTCCGCTGA
- a CDS encoding SIMPL domain-containing protein (The SIMPL domain is named for its presence in mouse protein SIMPL (signalling molecule that associates with mouse pelle-like kinase). Bacterial member BP26, from Brucella, was shown to assemble into a channel-like structure, while YggE from E. coli has been associated with resistance to oxidative stress.), which yields MAQYIEVIGQASVSEVAVEQRVALTVSHRGKGGGMSDKVVAHKATQQRERVIATLLAHGMREHELHEGGMDSGTWHFKRKREVHHSHRILLICEDDARLFAALEALAPLQDEGELDLQLDMLDARYEVPAGALSGAQQAAVAHAREHANGLAQAAGVALGAVVQVQELAPARERSGAYGESWYGLAAAGGAAAAPAMTLLASNQRTRTLSYRVRFALQRAVP from the coding sequence ATGGCGCAGTACATCGAGGTCATTGGACAGGCCAGCGTGAGCGAAGTGGCCGTGGAGCAGCGCGTGGCGCTGACGGTGTCGCACCGCGGCAAGGGCGGTGGCATGTCGGACAAGGTGGTGGCGCACAAGGCCACGCAGCAGCGTGAGCGGGTGATCGCCACGCTGCTGGCCCACGGCATGCGGGAGCACGAATTGCATGAGGGCGGCATGGACAGCGGCACCTGGCACTTCAAGCGCAAGCGCGAGGTGCACCACAGCCACCGCATCCTGCTGATCTGCGAGGACGACGCGCGCCTGTTTGCGGCCCTCGAGGCCCTGGCGCCGCTGCAGGACGAGGGCGAGCTTGACTTGCAACTGGACATGCTGGACGCCCGCTACGAGGTGCCGGCCGGTGCGCTGAGCGGGGCGCAGCAGGCGGCGGTGGCGCATGCCCGTGAGCATGCGAATGGCCTGGCGCAGGCTGCCGGCGTGGCGCTGGGCGCGGTGGTGCAGGTGCAAGAGCTGGCGCCGGCGCGGGAGCGTTCGGGTGCCTATGGCGAGTCCTGGTATGGCTTGGCCGCCGCAGGCGGCGCGGCTGCGGCACCGGCCATGACCCTCTTGGCGAGTAACCAGCGCACGCGCACCTTGAGCTACCGCGTGCGCTTTGCGCTGCAGCGGGCTGTGCCCTGA
- the rtcA gene encoding RNA 3'-terminal phosphate cyclase, protein MPTDDQVEAKPRHRDPARTATAADTKSVTGAAQTGRGAAIEIDGSQGEGGGQILRTALALSMITGQPLHLRAIRAKRPKPGLMRQHLMCVQAAAQVSGAHISGAELGATELRFAPGPVRASAYEFAMASAGSCMLVLQTVLPALMLADAPSTLVLRGGTHNPMAPSFHFVRDAFAPLVQRLGAGLTLQLQRLGFYPAGGGEVTATITPAARLTPFDLTERGELQQGDALCLTPGLSGSIARRELTALGQAMGWGEDRLRFGEARQHEGPGNALIARLRYAHVTEVFVELGARNLSSEQVAGKLVQAIRAFQRRPGAAVGPHLADQLVLLQALAVWQAGRTGSQADAPHADVPQADVPQARFSCSEVTEHLRTNCVVIERFLPVRCTLTQGPVSRVTVRWAG, encoded by the coding sequence ATGCCAACCGACGACCAGGTGGAGGCGAAGCCGCGTCACCGTGACCCAGCTCGCACGGCCACCGCCGCAGACACCAAAAGCGTGACCGGCGCAGCGCAGACGGGCCGTGGCGCAGCCATCGAGATCGATGGCTCGCAGGGCGAGGGCGGCGGGCAGATCCTGCGCACGGCGCTGGCCTTGTCCATGATCACCGGCCAGCCGCTGCACCTGCGCGCCATCCGCGCCAAGCGGCCCAAGCCCGGGCTCATGCGCCAGCACCTGATGTGCGTGCAGGCGGCCGCGCAGGTCAGCGGGGCCCACATCAGCGGGGCCGAGCTGGGGGCCACCGAGTTGCGCTTCGCGCCGGGCCCGGTGCGGGCGAGCGCCTACGAATTTGCCATGGCCAGCGCAGGCAGCTGCATGCTGGTGCTGCAGACCGTGCTGCCGGCGTTGATGCTGGCCGATGCCCCCAGCACGCTGGTGCTGCGGGGCGGCACGCACAACCCCATGGCGCCCAGCTTCCACTTTGTGCGCGATGCCTTTGCGCCGCTGGTGCAGCGCCTGGGCGCCGGCCTGACGCTGCAGCTGCAGCGGCTGGGCTTTTACCCCGCAGGCGGTGGCGAGGTCACGGCCACCATCACGCCTGCGGCCCGCCTGACCCCGTTCGACCTGACCGAGCGTGGCGAGCTGCAGCAGGGCGATGCTCTGTGCCTGACGCCGGGGCTGTCGGGGTCGATCGCGCGCCGCGAGCTGACGGCGCTGGGCCAGGCCATGGGCTGGGGCGAGGACCGCTTGCGCTTTGGCGAGGCCAGGCAGCACGAGGGGCCGGGCAATGCCTTGATCGCCCGCCTGCGCTACGCCCACGTGACCGAGGTGTTCGTCGAGCTTGGGGCCCGCAACCTGTCGTCGGAGCAGGTGGCCGGCAAGCTGGTGCAGGCCATCCGGGCGTTTCAACGCCGGCCAGGTGCCGCGGTGGGCCCACACTTGGCCGACCAGCTGGTGCTGCTGCAGGCCCTGGCCGTGTGGCAGGCCGGACGGACCGGCAGCCAGGCGGATGCGCCCCACGCCGATGTGCCCCAGGCGGATGTGCCGCAAGCACGCTTCTCGTGCAGCGAGGTGACCGAGCACTTGCGCACCAACTGCGTGGTGATCGAACGCTTTCTGCCCGTGCGCTGCACGCTGACCCAGGGCCCTGTGTCCCGGGTGACGGTGCGCTGGGCGGGGTGA
- the rtcR gene encoding RNA repair transcriptional activator RtcR codes for MKPIHVITFLGTQLDSGNGAGRWEKWRPTVALTQHEDMEVARLDLLLTGPSHRALAERVRADIGTVSPATEVVLHELAVDDPWDFDVVYTQLFDWARAQAFDTEAAQYWAHITTGTHVAQICLFLLTESRVLPGVLCQTSPPKRQREGAAGAYTLIDLDLSRYDAIAQRHAADQRDAVAFLKSGIATRNARFNALIDEVERVAVRSTAPVLFVGPTGAGKSFLARRMHELKKSRHQINGAFVEVNCATLRGDGAASTLFGHKRGAFTGAATDRPGLLRAADGGLLFLDEIGELGADEQAMLLMAIEDKRFYPLGSDREVTSDFQLVAGTNRDLRAEVAAGRFREDLFSRINLWTYELPGLAGRPEDIEPNVDYLLTRHAQASRRAARFNVEARRAYLRFAQSGEALWRGNFRDLYASVTRLATLAEGGRITEPLVVAEIKRLRWMWTRDSAVAAPGARASGGSPGAMAVDAASVDLADFYDEAALEQIDLFDRVQLQGVIAVCQRSRTLSDAGRQLYQASRAQRAALNDSDRLRKYLAKFNLSWDRVSTR; via the coding sequence ATGAAACCCATTCACGTCATCACCTTCCTGGGCACCCAGCTGGACAGCGGCAACGGTGCCGGCCGCTGGGAGAAGTGGCGGCCCACCGTGGCGCTGACCCAGCACGAGGACATGGAGGTCGCGCGGCTGGACCTGCTGCTGACCGGGCCCAGCCACCGGGCGCTGGCCGAGCGCGTGCGCGCCGACATCGGCACGGTGTCGCCCGCCACCGAGGTCGTGCTGCACGAGTTGGCCGTGGACGATCCCTGGGACTTCGACGTCGTCTACACGCAGCTGTTCGATTGGGCCCGCGCGCAGGCCTTCGATACCGAGGCCGCGCAGTACTGGGCGCACATCACCACCGGCACGCATGTGGCGCAGATCTGCCTGTTCCTGCTGACCGAGTCGCGCGTGCTGCCCGGGGTGCTGTGCCAGACCTCGCCGCCCAAGCGGCAGCGCGAGGGCGCGGCCGGTGCCTACACGCTGATCGACCTCGACCTCTCGCGCTACGACGCCATCGCCCAGCGCCATGCGGCCGACCAGCGCGATGCAGTGGCCTTCCTGAAAAGCGGCATCGCCACGCGCAATGCGCGCTTCAACGCGCTCATCGACGAGGTCGAGCGCGTGGCCGTGCGCTCCACCGCGCCGGTGCTGTTCGTGGGGCCCACGGGCGCGGGCAAGTCCTTCCTGGCCCGGCGCATGCACGAGCTGAAGAAATCGCGCCACCAGATCAACGGCGCCTTCGTCGAAGTCAACTGCGCCACGCTGCGTGGCGACGGCGCGGCCTCGACGCTGTTCGGCCACAAGCGCGGTGCTTTCACCGGCGCCGCCACCGACCGGCCCGGCCTGCTGCGCGCCGCCGATGGTGGGCTGCTGTTCCTCGACGAAATCGGCGAGCTGGGGGCCGACGAGCAGGCCATGCTGCTCATGGCCATCGAAGACAAGCGCTTCTACCCCCTGGGTTCGGACCGCGAGGTGACCAGCGACTTTCAGCTGGTGGCGGGCACCAACCGCGACCTGCGCGCCGAGGTCGCCGCGGGGCGGTTTCGCGAAGACCTGTTCTCGCGCATCAACCTGTGGACCTACGAGCTGCCTGGCCTGGCGGGCCGGCCTGAGGACATCGAACCCAACGTCGACTACCTGCTCACCCGCCATGCGCAAGCCTCGCGCCGCGCGGCCCGCTTCAACGTCGAAGCGCGCCGCGCCTACCTGCGCTTTGCGCAAAGCGGCGAAGCGCTGTGGCGCGGCAATTTCCGCGACCTGTATGCCAGCGTGACGCGCCTGGCGACCCTGGCCGAGGGCGGGCGCATCACCGAGCCGCTGGTGGTGGCTGAGATCAAACGGCTGCGCTGGATGTGGACGCGCGACAGCGCGGTGGCGGCGCCCGGCGCGCGCGCCTCGGGGGGCTCGCCGGGGGCGATGGCGGTCGATGCGGCGAGCGTGGACCTGGCCGACTTCTACGACGAAGCGGCCCTGGAGCAGATCGACCTGTTCGACCGCGTGCAGCTGCAGGGCGTCATCGCGGTGTGCCAGCGCTCGCGCACGCTGTCGGACGCGGGGCGCCAGCTGTACCAGGCCTCGCGGGCGCAACGCGCGGCGTTGAACGATTCGGACCGCCTGCGCAAGTACCTGGCCAAGTTCAACCTGAGCTGGGACCGCGTCAGCACACGATGA